In one window of Skermanella rosea DNA:
- the wrbA gene encoding NAD(P)H:quinone oxidoreductase: protein MPKVLVLYYSSYGHIEQMADAIAEGARSVPGTEVAVKRVPELVPEDVARNAHMKLDQAAPIASPNELGDYDAIIVGTPTRYGRITSQMANFWDQTGGLWVKGALVGKVGSAFTSTASQHGGQETTLFSIITNLMHHGMIIVGLPYSFPGQTRLDEVSGGTPYGASTLAGGDGSRQPSRNELDGARFQGRHVAEITAKLSGTAGEGGPVAPDMQTPENEVGGTAGQP from the coding sequence ATGCCGAAGGTGCTGGTGCTGTATTATTCGAGCTACGGACATATCGAGCAGATGGCCGACGCCATCGCCGAGGGAGCCCGGTCGGTGCCGGGGACGGAGGTCGCCGTCAAGCGGGTGCCGGAACTCGTCCCCGAGGATGTCGCCCGCAACGCCCACATGAAACTGGACCAGGCTGCTCCGATCGCCAGCCCGAACGAGCTGGGCGACTACGACGCCATCATCGTCGGCACGCCCACCCGCTATGGCCGCATCACGTCCCAGATGGCGAACTTCTGGGACCAGACCGGCGGCCTGTGGGTCAAGGGAGCCCTGGTCGGCAAGGTCGGCAGCGCCTTCACCAGCACCGCGTCCCAGCACGGCGGGCAGGAGACCACCCTGTTCTCGATCATCACCAACCTGATGCACCACGGCATGATCATCGTGGGCCTGCCCTACAGCTTCCCCGGTCAGACCCGGCTGGACGAGGTCAGCGGCGGAACGCCCTACGGCGCCAGCACCCTGGCCGGCGGCGACGGCTCCCGCCAGCCGAGCCGGAACGAGCTGGACGGGGCGCGCTTCCAGGGCCGGCACGTGGCCGAGATCACCGCCAAGCTGTCCGGCACGGCAGGCGAGGGCGGTCCCGTGGCCCCGGACATGCAGACTCCGGAGAACGAGGTCGGCGGGACCGCCGGGCAGCCCTGA